A genomic stretch from Streptomyces venezuelae ATCC 10712 includes:
- a CDS encoding TetR family transcriptional regulator gives MDIAHRTTDQQTPAEQRRRELLEAADRVVLRDGPKASMNAIAAEAGITKPILYRHFGDKGGLYRALATRHTDGLLAALRAALDAPADRRRRVESTLDTYLASIEAMPQVYRFLMHPAEEPHQTEQGFDVGRHSAPLLRRMGEELGQVIAERVDLGPGAEAQARIWGHGIVGMMHAAGDWWLGERPCSRDELVRSLADLLWGRLAAADDRADGPGF, from the coding sequence ATGGACATCGCACACCGGACCACCGACCAGCAGACGCCCGCCGAGCAGCGGCGACGCGAACTGCTGGAGGCGGCGGACCGGGTGGTGCTCCGGGACGGCCCCAAGGCCTCCATGAACGCGATCGCGGCGGAAGCCGGCATCACCAAGCCGATCCTCTACCGCCACTTCGGCGACAAGGGCGGCCTGTACCGCGCCCTCGCCACCCGGCACACGGACGGCCTCCTCGCCGCCCTGCGGGCCGCGCTCGACGCGCCCGCCGACCGCCGCCGCCGCGTCGAGTCCACCCTCGACACCTATCTCGCCTCGATCGAGGCGATGCCCCAGGTCTACCGCTTCCTCATGCACCCCGCGGAGGAGCCGCACCAGACCGAGCAGGGCTTCGACGTCGGCCGCCACTCGGCCCCGCTGCTCCGCCGCATGGGCGAGGAGCTCGGCCAGGTCATCGCCGAACGCGTCGACCTGGGCCCCGGCGCCGAGGCGCAGGCCCGGATCTGGGGACACGGCATCGTCGGCATGATGCACGCGGCCGGCGACTGGTGGCTCGGCGAGCGCCCCTGCTCCCGCGACGAACTCGTCCGCAGCCTGGCCGACCTCCTCTGGGGCCGCCTCGCCGCGGCCGACGACCGCGCCGACGGCCCCGGCTTCTAG
- the def gene encoding peptide deformylase → MRNRPIPGSSGLVRAMTLLGDPVLHAPCAPVTDFGPELARLVEDMFATMYAANGVGLAANQVGVGLRVFVYDCPDDEETRHLGHVVNPRLVAADGDVVRGPEGCLSLPGLEAPTPRYDRAVVEGVRLDGTPVRVEGTGFFARCLQHETDHLEGGVYADHVTGWRRSRLLRAIRKEPWGTSAGVLDTP, encoded by the coding sequence ATGCGAAACCGCCCCATCCCCGGCAGTTCCGGCCTGGTCCGAGCGATGACCCTGCTCGGCGACCCGGTGCTGCACGCGCCCTGCGCGCCCGTCACCGACTTCGGCCCCGAACTGGCCCGGCTCGTCGAGGACATGTTCGCCACGATGTACGCGGCGAACGGCGTCGGCCTGGCGGCCAACCAGGTGGGGGTGGGGCTGCGCGTCTTCGTCTACGACTGCCCCGACGACGAGGAGACCCGCCACCTGGGCCATGTGGTGAATCCGCGGCTGGTGGCGGCGGACGGCGACGTGGTCCGCGGCCCGGAGGGCTGCCTCTCGCTCCCGGGCCTGGAGGCCCCGACGCCCCGTTACGACCGTGCGGTGGTCGAGGGCGTACGGCTGGACGGCACGCCGGTACGGGTGGAGGGCACCGGGTTCTTCGCCCGCTGCCTCCAGCACGAGACCGACCACCTGGAGGGCGGGGTCTACGCGGACCATGTCACCGGGTGGCGCCGGTCACGCCTGCTCCGCGCGATCCGCAAGGAGCCCTGGGGGACCAGCGCGGGGGTGCTGGACACCCCCTAG
- a CDS encoding Mur ligase family protein — MSGHPGNPEPLSPRAKLAVTAGRAAAAVSRAAGRGSGSVIGGKVALRLDPDLLGRLAQHLDVVLVSATNGKTTTTRLIAEALRAAGPVVSNALGANMPAGITSALAGGSDSKYGVIEVDEKYLAGVARDTTPKVIALLNLSRDQLDRAAETRMLAEKWREGLNGTKAVVVANADDPLIVWAASSSPNVVWVAAGQEWKDDAWSCPACGGVMQRPGDDWFCGECGFRRPAPSWALSGDHVLDPHGSAWPIRLQLPGRANKANAATSAAVAAVFGVPPQVALERMYQVQAVAGRYDVVSFQGRELRLLLAKNPAGWLETFSLIDGPPAPVILSVNARGADGTDTSWLWDVDYGRLAGHPIMVIGDRKLDLAVRLEVAGVDFRVCETLDEAVTMAPPGQIELIANYTAFQDVRRRVGN; from the coding sequence ATGTCAGGACACCCCGGTAATCCAGAGCCGCTGTCGCCGCGCGCCAAGCTGGCCGTGACGGCGGGCAGGGCCGCGGCCGCGGTGTCGCGTGCGGCGGGGCGCGGCAGCGGATCGGTGATCGGCGGCAAGGTGGCGCTGAGGCTCGACCCCGACCTGCTGGGCCGGCTCGCACAGCATCTGGACGTCGTCCTGGTGTCGGCGACCAACGGCAAGACGACCACGACCCGGCTGATCGCGGAGGCCCTGCGCGCCGCGGGCCCCGTCGTGTCGAACGCCCTCGGGGCGAACATGCCGGCCGGGATCACCTCCGCCCTCGCGGGCGGCTCGGACTCCAAGTACGGCGTCATCGAGGTCGACGAGAAGTACCTCGCCGGCGTCGCCCGCGACACCACGCCCAAGGTGATCGCGCTGCTCAACCTCTCCCGCGACCAGCTCGACCGCGCCGCGGAGACCCGCATGCTCGCCGAGAAGTGGCGCGAGGGCCTCAACGGCACGAAGGCCGTCGTCGTCGCGAACGCCGACGACCCGCTCATCGTGTGGGCCGCCTCCTCCTCGCCGAACGTGGTGTGGGTGGCCGCCGGCCAGGAGTGGAAGGACGACGCCTGGTCCTGCCCCGCCTGTGGCGGTGTGATGCAGCGTCCCGGCGACGACTGGTTCTGCGGCGAGTGCGGCTTCCGCCGTCCCGCGCCGAGCTGGGCGCTCAGCGGCGACCACGTGCTCGACCCGCACGGTTCGGCCTGGCCGATCCGGCTCCAGCTGCCCGGCCGCGCCAACAAGGCGAACGCCGCGACCTCGGCCGCCGTCGCCGCCGTCTTCGGGGTGCCGCCGCAGGTGGCCCTGGAGCGCATGTACCAGGTGCAGGCCGTCGCCGGCCGCTACGACGTGGTCTCCTTCCAGGGCCGCGAGCTGCGTCTGCTGCTCGCGAAGAACCCGGCCGGCTGGCTCGAAACGTTTTCCCTCATCGACGGGCCGCCCGCCCCGGTGATCCTCTCCGTCAACGCCCGCGGCGCCGACGGCACGGACACCTCCTGGCTGTGGGACGTGGACTACGGCCGGCTCGCCGGGCACCCGATCATGGTGATCGGCGACCGGAAGCTGGACCTCGCGGTCCGCCTGGAGGTCGCGGGTGTGGACTTCCGCGTCTGCGAGACGCTGGACGAGGCCGTCACGATGGCACCGCCCGGGCAGATCGAGCTGATCGCCAACTACACCGCCTTCCAGGACGTCCGCCGCCGCGTCGGCAACTGA
- a CDS encoding type 1 glutamine amidotransferase, translated as MSDSSLRLVWVYPDLLSTYGDQGNVLVVQRRAEQRGLSVERVDVRSDQPIPTSGDIYLIGGGEDRPQRLAAERLLRDGGLSRAASNGAIIFSVCAGYQILGHEFVNDVGERQPGLGLLDVVTTRGEGARCVGDVLGDIDPRLGLPQLTGFENHQGITHLGPTARPFARTVFGNGNGTGDGTEGAYNDTVFGTYMHGPVMARNPQIADLLLKLALDVNALPPTDDRWYEALRAERIAAATQPA; from the coding sequence ATGAGTGACAGCAGCCTGCGCCTGGTCTGGGTCTACCCGGACCTGCTCAGCACCTACGGCGACCAGGGCAACGTCCTCGTCGTCCAGCGCCGTGCCGAACAGCGCGGCCTCAGCGTCGAGCGCGTCGACGTCCGCAGCGACCAGCCGATCCCGACCTCGGGCGACATCTATCTGATCGGCGGCGGCGAGGACCGTCCGCAGCGGCTCGCGGCCGAGCGGCTCCTCCGGGACGGCGGCCTGAGCCGCGCCGCCTCCAACGGCGCGATCATCTTCTCGGTCTGCGCCGGCTACCAGATCCTGGGCCACGAGTTCGTCAACGACGTCGGTGAGCGCCAGCCCGGTCTCGGCCTGCTCGACGTGGTCACGACCCGCGGCGAGGGCGCCCGGTGCGTCGGCGACGTCCTCGGGGACATCGACCCGCGGCTCGGCCTGCCCCAGCTGACCGGCTTCGAGAACCACCAGGGCATCACCCATCTCGGTCCGACGGCCCGGCCGTTCGCCCGGACGGTCTTCGGCAACGGCAACGGGACCGGCGACGGCACCGAGGGCGCGTACAACGACACCGTCTTCGGTACGTACATGCACGGCCCCGTCATGGCCCGCAACCCGCAGATCGCGGACCTGCTCCTGAAGCTGGCCCTCGACGTGAACGCGCTGCCGCCGACCGACGACCGCTGGTACGAGGCGCTGCGCGCCGAGCGCATCGCCGCGGCGACGCAGCCCGCCTAA
- a CDS encoding 6-phosphofructokinase — translation MRIGVLTSGGDCPGLNAVIRSVVHRAVVDHGDEVIGFHDGWKGLLECDYRKLDLEAVGGILARGGTILGSSRVQPAHLVGGVERARGHVADLGLDAIIPIGGEGTLKAANLLSEAGLPIVGVPKTIDNDIASTDVTFGFDTAVTVATEALDRLKTTAESHQRVLVVEVMGRHTGWIALHSGMAAGAHAVVVPERPFDIDELTTRVGERFEAGKRFAIVVVAEGAKPREGSMDFKTAGTDIYGHERFTGIANQLSVELERRLGKEARPVILGHVQRGGTPTAYDRVLATRFGWHAVEAAHRGEFGMLTALRGTEITMVPLARAVESLKTVPADRYAEAECVI, via the coding sequence ATGCGCATTGGCGTGCTCACCTCCGGCGGAGACTGCCCCGGTCTGAACGCTGTCATCCGTTCCGTCGTGCACCGCGCCGTCGTCGACCACGGCGACGAGGTCATCGGCTTCCACGACGGCTGGAAGGGCCTCCTGGAGTGCGACTACCGCAAGCTCGATCTCGAAGCGGTGGGCGGCATCCTGGCCCGGGGCGGCACCATCCTCGGCTCCTCGCGGGTCCAGCCCGCGCACCTGGTCGGCGGTGTCGAGCGCGCCCGCGGCCACGTGGCCGACCTGGGCCTCGACGCGATCATCCCGATCGGCGGCGAGGGCACCCTCAAGGCGGCGAACCTGCTCTCCGAGGCGGGTCTGCCCATCGTCGGCGTCCCCAAGACCATCGACAACGACATCGCCTCCACCGACGTCACCTTCGGCTTCGACACGGCCGTGACCGTCGCCACCGAGGCCCTCGACCGGCTGAAGACCACCGCCGAGTCCCACCAGCGCGTCCTCGTCGTCGAGGTCATGGGCCGTCACACCGGCTGGATAGCGCTGCACTCCGGGATGGCCGCCGGCGCGCACGCCGTGGTCGTCCCCGAGCGCCCCTTCGACATCGACGAGCTGACCACCCGGGTCGGCGAGCGCTTCGAGGCGGGCAAGCGGTTCGCGATCGTCGTGGTGGCCGAGGGCGCGAAGCCGCGCGAGGGCTCGATGGACTTCAAGACCGCCGGCACCGACATCTACGGCCACGAGCGGTTCACCGGGATCGCGAACCAGCTCTCGGTCGAGCTGGAGCGGCGCCTCGGCAAGGAGGCGCGGCCGGTCATCCTCGGCCACGTCCAGCGCGGCGGCACCCCCACCGCGTACGACCGCGTCCTCGCGACCCGCTTCGGCTGGCACGCGGTGGAGGCGGCGCACCGCGGCGAGTTCGGCATGCTGACGGCGCTGCGCGGCACGGAGATCACGATGGTTCCGCTGGCCCGGGCCGTGGAGAGCCTCAAGACGGTCCCCGCCGACCGCTACGCCGAGGCCGAGTGCGTGATCTGA
- a CDS encoding cytochrome c oxidase assembly protein: MDHSGHGMTMDLPPFTLGRGLEFSPDLFFLIGCLAGLGLYGWGVARLRRRGDAWPVSRTVFFTVGVLTIALVMCTKLNDYGMVMFSVHMVQHMVISMLSPILLLLGAPVTLALRALPVAGRGSTGPRELLLKLLHSRYMKVITHPGFTIPMFIASLYALYFTPLFDFLMGSKPGHIGMMVHFLMVGLVFFWPIMGVDPGPHRPGYVMRMLELFAGMPFHAFFGIALMMASEPMVTTYRNPPASLGIDALTDQNAAGGIAWAFSEIPSVLVLIALVYQWYHSEQRQAVRKDRAADRDGDKDLEAYNAYLASLQARGR; encoded by the coding sequence ATGGATCACAGCGGGCACGGCATGACGATGGATCTGCCGCCGTTCACGCTGGGACGGGGCCTGGAGTTCTCCCCCGACCTCTTCTTCCTGATCGGCTGCCTCGCGGGGCTCGGTCTGTACGGCTGGGGCGTGGCGCGGCTGCGGCGGCGGGGGGACGCCTGGCCGGTGAGCCGGACGGTGTTCTTCACGGTCGGCGTGCTGACCATCGCGCTGGTGATGTGCACCAAGCTCAACGACTACGGCATGGTCATGTTCAGCGTGCACATGGTGCAGCACATGGTGATCTCCATGCTGTCGCCGATCCTGCTGCTGCTCGGCGCGCCGGTCACCCTGGCGCTGCGGGCGCTGCCGGTGGCGGGCCGGGGCTCGACGGGGCCGCGCGAGCTGCTCCTGAAGCTGCTGCACAGCCGGTACATGAAGGTGATCACCCACCCCGGGTTCACCATCCCGATGTTCATCGCGAGCCTGTACGCGCTGTACTTCACCCCGCTCTTCGACTTCCTGATGGGCTCGAAGCCGGGGCACATCGGCATGATGGTCCACTTCCTGATGGTGGGCCTGGTGTTCTTCTGGCCGATCATGGGCGTCGACCCGGGTCCGCACCGGCCCGGCTACGTGATGCGGATGCTGGAGCTGTTCGCGGGCATGCCGTTCCACGCCTTCTTCGGCATCGCGCTGATGATGGCCTCGGAGCCGATGGTCACCACGTACCGGAACCCGCCGGCCTCACTGGGCATCGACGCGCTCACCGACCAGAACGCGGCGGGCGGCATCGCCTGGGCGTTCAGCGAGATCCCGTCCGTGCTGGTGCTGATCGCGCTGGTGTACCAGTGGTACCACTCCGAGCAGCGGCAGGCGGTCCGCAAGGACCGGGCCGCCGACCGGGACGGCGACAAGGACCTGGAGGCGTACAACGCGTATCTCGCCTCGCTCCAGGCCCGCGGCCGGTGA
- a CDS encoding DUF3048 domain-containing protein produces MTGERGIRRPGRVLTALLCALTAAGLYGCSGSGPPEPAPTPTTAPAATSPFTGLPARAAPVLAVKIDNVGAARPQTGLGAADLVYVEQVEGGQTRLLAVFSSRLPDRTGPVRSARESDIELLAQFGTPALAYSGSQTALKPLLRAAPLHALPQEEAPAAFVRSTARAAPHNLYLLPGRALAAAPGTSPAHDIGFRFGPAPGGGTPVREHTVRYPAARYGFTWSAADRTWRVAMDGRPAGTTDAGPLKPSTVVVQYVDIHPSRFHDVLGSVSPYTETVGTGTALVLRDGRAHEARWSRPSATSGTAFTTPDGGPLAFEPGQVWVLLAPEAGRP; encoded by the coding sequence ATGACGGGCGAGCGCGGAATCAGGCGACCCGGCCGTGTCCTCACCGCACTGCTGTGCGCGCTGACGGCGGCCGGGCTGTACGGCTGCTCCGGCTCGGGCCCGCCGGAACCGGCCCCCACGCCGACGACCGCGCCCGCCGCCACCTCCCCGTTCACGGGGCTGCCCGCACGAGCCGCCCCCGTCCTCGCCGTCAAGATCGACAACGTGGGCGCGGCCCGCCCCCAGACCGGCCTCGGCGCCGCCGACCTGGTCTACGTCGAGCAGGTCGAGGGCGGCCAGACCCGGCTGCTCGCCGTCTTCTCCTCCCGGCTGCCCGACCGGACAGGACCCGTCCGCAGCGCCCGCGAGTCCGACATCGAACTGCTCGCCCAGTTCGGCACCCCGGCGCTCGCCTACTCCGGCTCCCAGACCGCCCTGAAACCGCTGCTCCGAGCGGCGCCGCTGCACGCGCTGCCCCAGGAGGAAGCCCCGGCGGCCTTCGTCCGCAGCACCGCCCGCGCCGCACCCCACAACCTGTACCTGCTGCCCGGCCGCGCCCTCGCGGCGGCGCCCGGCACGAGCCCCGCCCACGACATCGGCTTCCGCTTCGGCCCGGCGCCCGGCGGCGGCACCCCGGTGCGGGAGCACACGGTGCGCTACCCCGCCGCCCGGTACGGCTTCACCTGGTCCGCGGCGGACCGGACCTGGCGGGTCGCCATGGACGGCCGGCCCGCCGGCACCACCGACGCCGGGCCGCTCAAGCCGTCCACCGTCGTGGTCCAGTACGTCGACATCCACCCCTCGCGCTTCCACGACGTCCTCGGCAGCGTCTCCCCGTACACCGAGACCGTCGGCACCGGCACCGCGCTCGTCCTGCGCGACGGGCGCGCCCACGAGGCCCGCTGGTCGCGGCCCTCGGCGACCTCGGGCACCGCCTTCACCACCCCGGACGGCGGGCCGCTGGCCTTCGAGCCGGGCCAGGTCTGGGTGCTCCTCGCACCCGAGGCGGGCCGCCCGTAG
- a CDS encoding lysophospholipid acyltransferase family protein — protein sequence MFYHLMKYVLLGPLLRLLFRPRIEGLEHIPEEGAAIVAGNHLSFSDHFLMPVVLERRITFLAKQEYFTGPGIKGRLTAAFFRAAGQIPVDRSGKEAGKAAIREGLGVLDRGELLGIYPEGTRSHDGRLYKGKVGVAVMALTAGVPVVPCAMVGTFEIQPPGKVVPRIRRVTIRFGEPLDFSRYAGSAGEKAVVRAVTDEIMYEILRLSGQEYVDEYAAVVKAAEADAGAPTRKFPRGER from the coding sequence GTGTTCTACCACCTGATGAAGTACGTACTGCTCGGACCACTCCTCAGGCTGCTCTTCCGGCCCCGGATCGAGGGGCTCGAACACATCCCTGAGGAGGGCGCGGCGATCGTCGCGGGCAATCACCTCTCCTTCTCGGACCACTTCCTCATGCCGGTGGTGCTCGAGAGGCGCATCACCTTCCTGGCGAAGCAGGAGTACTTCACGGGGCCGGGGATCAAGGGGCGGCTGACGGCCGCGTTCTTCCGGGCGGCCGGTCAGATCCCGGTCGACCGCTCGGGCAAGGAGGCGGGGAAGGCGGCGATCCGCGAGGGGCTCGGGGTGCTCGACCGGGGCGAGCTGCTCGGCATCTACCCGGAGGGGACGCGTTCGCACGACGGGCGGCTCTACAAGGGAAAGGTGGGGGTGGCGGTAATGGCGCTGACGGCCGGGGTGCCGGTGGTGCCGTGCGCGATGGTGGGGACCTTCGAGATCCAGCCGCCGGGGAAGGTCGTGCCGAGGATCCGCCGGGTCACGATCCGCTTCGGGGAGCCGCTGGACTTCTCGCGGTACGCGGGATCGGCGGGTGAGAAGGCAGTGGTCCGCGCGGTGACGGACGAGATCATGTACGAGATCCTGCGGCTCTCCGGTCAGGAGTACGTGGACGAGTACGCGGCGGTGGTGAAGGCCGCGGAGGCGGATGCCGGCGCCCCCACGCGGAAGTTCCCGCGCGGGGAACGCTGA
- a CDS encoding NAD-dependent epimerase/dehydratase family protein yields the protein MTKGNAFVLGATGQVGRAAVKALLADGWEVTAASRGGGRDGRWPAEVRSVALDRNEEGALAAGLGDGVDVLVDIVAYDAGHGRQLTGLADRIGSAVVVSSGAVYEDDRGRSFDTQDRPDGFPAYPVPIPEDWVTVAPGDGTYGTRKIALERELLAAGEALPTTVLRAGAIHGPYCPGPRELWFVKRALDGRPVRPLAYGGASRFHPAHVDNLAELVRLAAARPGSRVLNGADPEAPTVAEIGAAIDAVLGVESETVLIEGAPPGDLVGLTPWTAPHPIVYDMTAAERTLGYRPVVSYAESLPATVEWLAGHLAGREWREAFPGLARYGVDFFDYAAEDAWLASR from the coding sequence ATGACCAAGGGAAACGCGTTTGTGCTGGGTGCGACGGGACAGGTGGGGCGGGCGGCCGTGAAGGCGCTCCTCGCGGACGGCTGGGAGGTGACGGCCGCCTCGCGGGGCGGCGGCAGGGACGGGCGCTGGCCCGCCGAGGTCCGGTCGGTGGCGCTCGACCGGAACGAGGAGGGCGCGCTCGCGGCGGGTCTGGGCGACGGGGTCGACGTGCTCGTGGACATCGTCGCGTACGACGCCGGGCACGGCCGGCAGCTGACGGGCCTGGCGGACCGGATCGGTTCGGCGGTGGTGGTGTCGAGCGGCGCGGTCTACGAGGACGACCGGGGGCGCAGCTTCGACACCCAGGACCGGCCGGACGGCTTCCCCGCCTATCCGGTGCCGATCCCCGAGGACTGGGTGACGGTCGCGCCCGGGGACGGCACGTACGGGACGCGGAAGATCGCCCTGGAGCGGGAGCTGCTCGCGGCGGGCGAGGCGCTGCCGACGACCGTGCTGCGGGCCGGCGCGATCCACGGGCCGTACTGCCCGGGGCCGCGTGAACTGTGGTTCGTGAAGCGGGCGCTCGACGGGCGGCCGGTGCGCCCGCTGGCGTACGGGGGCGCCTCGCGGTTCCACCCGGCGCACGTGGACAACCTCGCGGAACTCGTCCGGCTCGCGGCCGCCCGGCCGGGCAGCCGGGTGCTGAACGGCGCCGACCCCGAGGCGCCGACGGTGGCGGAGATCGGGGCGGCGATCGACGCCGTCCTGGGAGTGGAGAGCGAGACGGTGCTGATCGAGGGGGCTCCGCCGGGGGACCTGGTGGGGCTCACGCCGTGGACCGCGCCGCACCCGATCGTCTACGACATGACGGCGGCGGAGCGCACGCTGGGGTACCGGCCGGTGGTGTCGTACGCGGAGTCGCTGCCCGCGACGGTCGAGTGGCTGGCCGGACACCTGGCGGGGCGGGAGTGGCGGGAGGCCTTCCCCGGACTCGCCAGGTACGGGGTGGACTTCTTCGACTACGCCGCCGAGGACGCCTGGCTCGCCTCGCGTTGA
- a CDS encoding alpha/beta hydrolase — translation MATALAAPTAGAVITGHDRDDEARGAVAAAAQAAKAGIDWQDCPADWGLEKPIQCGWVTVPVDYAKPYGKKIKIAVDRAKSTGTPAERQGALLYNPGGPGGSGLRFPRRVTTKSALWVNTAKAYDFVGFDPRGVGRSAPISCVDPTEFVKGPKLDPVPDSEADKLAQRKLAAEYAKGCAEKSGDMLPYMTTRNTARDLDVIRAALGEKKLNFIGVSYGTYLGAVYGTLYPDHVRRMIVDSVVNPAKSNIWYQANLEQDIAFEGRLTDWMNWVAQNDATYHLGDTLAEVRQQWTTLRAAAKKAPLGGKVGPAELIGFFQSAPYYDSSWAPVAEAWSAYAAGDPQPLIDGAAADLTDTAGNIASENGNAVYTAVECADAPWPTSWNRWNRDNSRLHEQYPFMTWANAWMNLPCATWSGPRQKPTEVKTGKGLPPVLIVQSERDAATPYAGAVELHKRFKGSRLITEKNAGSHGVTGLVNACINPRVEAYLLTGKLDSRDVTCEPHATPKP, via the coding sequence ATGGCGACCGCGCTCGCGGCGCCGACCGCCGGCGCCGTCATCACCGGCCACGACCGTGACGACGAGGCCCGCGGGGCCGTCGCCGCCGCCGCGCAGGCCGCCAAGGCCGGCATCGACTGGCAGGACTGCCCCGCCGACTGGGGCCTCGAGAAGCCGATCCAGTGCGGGTGGGTCACCGTCCCGGTCGACTACGCCAAGCCCTACGGCAAGAAGATCAAGATCGCCGTGGACCGCGCCAAGTCCACCGGCACCCCCGCCGAGCGCCAGGGCGCGCTCCTCTACAACCCCGGCGGCCCCGGCGGCTCCGGCCTGCGCTTCCCGCGCCGGGTCACCACCAAGAGCGCGCTCTGGGTGAACACCGCCAAGGCGTACGACTTCGTGGGCTTCGACCCGCGCGGTGTCGGCCGCTCGGCGCCCATCTCCTGCGTCGACCCGACCGAGTTCGTCAAGGGTCCCAAGCTGGACCCGGTCCCGGACAGCGAGGCGGACAAGCTCGCCCAGCGCAAGCTGGCAGCCGAGTACGCCAAGGGCTGCGCCGAGAAGAGCGGCGACATGCTGCCGTACATGACGACGCGCAACACCGCCCGTGACCTCGACGTCATCCGGGCCGCGCTCGGCGAGAAGAAGCTCAACTTCATCGGCGTCTCCTACGGCACCTACCTGGGCGCCGTCTACGGCACGCTGTACCCGGACCACGTCCGCCGCATGATCGTGGACAGCGTGGTCAACCCGGCGAAGAGCAACATCTGGTACCAGGCCAACCTGGAACAGGACATCGCCTTCGAGGGCCGCCTCACGGACTGGATGAACTGGGTCGCCCAGAACGACGCGACCTACCACCTCGGCGACACCCTCGCGGAGGTCCGGCAGCAGTGGACGACCCTGCGCGCCGCCGCCAAGAAGGCGCCCCTGGGCGGCAAGGTCGGACCGGCCGAGCTCATCGGCTTCTTCCAGAGCGCCCCGTACTACGACTCCTCGTGGGCCCCCGTCGCGGAGGCGTGGAGCGCCTACGCCGCCGGTGACCCGCAGCCGCTCATCGACGGGGCCGCGGCCGACCTCACCGACACCGCGGGCAACATCGCGTCGGAGAACGGCAACGCCGTCTACACCGCCGTCGAGTGCGCCGACGCGCCCTGGCCGACCAGCTGGAACCGGTGGAACCGGGACAACTCCCGCCTCCACGAGCAGTACCCGTTCATGACCTGGGCGAACGCCTGGATGAACCTGCCGTGCGCCACCTGGTCCGGGCCGCGCCAGAAGCCGACCGAGGTCAAGACCGGCAAGGGTCTGCCCCCGGTGCTCATCGTCCAGTCCGAGCGGGACGCGGCCACGCCGTACGCCGGAGCGGTCGAGCTGCACAAGCGCTTCAAGGGTTCGCGTCTCATCACCGAGAAGAACGCGGGTTCGCACGGCGTCACCGGTCTGGTCAACGCCTGCATCAACCCGAGGGTCGAGGCGTACCTGCTCACCGGCAAGCTGGACAGCCGGGACGTGACGTGCGAGCCGCACGCCACGCCCAAGCCGTAA
- a CDS encoding urease accessory protein UreD: MSLRATARIAADAGGGLPLLVSDGPLALRRTRAAGPYTRVTVVGAMSAPLGGDRLAIEAEVRDGARLLVDSAAATLALPGRSAEPAAYDVRISVGEGAVLHWLPEQLVCAAGSHLRMRTTVDLAPTARLVLREEQVLGRHGEPPGTLTTRLTVRRAGRPLLDQELAFGPLAPGGWDGGAVLGGHRATGQLLVVDPGFAEKPVEARLYGENAVVSPLAGPAALATAVAPDALALRRVLDDVRDGLVPF; this comes from the coding sequence GTGAGCCTGCGCGCCACCGCCCGGATCGCCGCCGACGCCGGCGGCGGACTGCCCCTCCTGGTCAGCGACGGCCCCCTCGCCCTGCGCCGCACCCGGGCCGCCGGACCGTACACCCGGGTCACCGTCGTCGGGGCGATGAGCGCCCCGCTCGGCGGCGACCGGCTCGCGATCGAGGCCGAGGTACGGGACGGGGCCCGGCTCCTGGTCGACTCGGCCGCCGCCACCCTCGCGCTGCCCGGCCGGAGCGCCGAACCCGCCGCGTACGACGTGCGGATCTCCGTCGGCGAGGGGGCGGTGCTGCACTGGCTGCCGGAGCAGCTCGTCTGCGCCGCCGGCTCCCACCTGCGGATGCGGACCACCGTCGACCTCGCGCCCACGGCCCGGCTCGTGCTGCGCGAGGAGCAGGTGCTGGGCCGGCACGGCGAACCGCCCGGCACCCTCACCACCCGCCTCACCGTCCGCCGCGCCGGCCGTCCGCTGCTGGACCAGGAGCTGGCCTTCGGGCCCCTCGCGCCCGGCGGCTGGGACGGCGGCGCGGTGCTCGGCGGCCACCGGGCCACCGGTCAACTCCTGGTCGTCGACCCGGGGTTCGCCGAGAAGCCGGTGGAGGCCCGGTTGTACGGGGAGAACGCCGTGGTCAGCCCGCTCGCCGGGCCCGCCGCCCTCGCCACCGCCGTCGCCCCGGACGCGCTCGCGCTGCGCCGGGTCCTGGACGACGTGCGTGACGGACTCGTCCCGTTCTGA